ACGCGTGACGGGGGGCACCCACGTGCCTTGGAGCCCAAATTACCATTACCTGCGCTTCACCTGGCTTCCGTTCCTGCGCCGCATGGGCTTCTGCATCGATCTCCACCTGGCACGTGCGGGCTTCTTCCCAGTGGGGGGAGGTCGGATCGTCCTCAGCGTCGAGGGCGCCTCTGAACTCCGTTGCCTGGACTTACGCGAACGAGGCGAGCTCATCCGTATTTTCGGCGTCTCGGCCGTTGCCAGGCTGCCTTTGCACATTGCCGAGCGTCAGCGAAACCAGGCCCTGAAACACCTGGAGGCGATCCGCTGTCCGGAGATCCAGATCGAGGTGACCGAGCTGGAGGCGGCCTCGCCAGGCTCTACCCTTGTGCTGGCCGCGGAATTTGAAAACACGGTGGCCGCGTACGCAAGTTTAGGGGAGAAGGGGAAGCCGGCAGAGCGCGTGGCCGACGAAGCCGCGAGCGCCCTGGTGGCGTTCCTTGCCTCGCAAGCCACGGTGGACGAATTTCAGGCAGACCAACTTCTGCTGCCCCTTGCCCTCGCCGGCGGCACTTCCTATTTCCGCACCCCGAAGGTCACCAATCACCTCCGAACCAACGCCGAGGTGCTAAAGCTCTTCCTGCCCGTGGAGATTGAGATTCGGGGGGATGTGGGCAGCGCGGGCCAGGTTTGGGTGCACTCCGAGGCGGAAATCGCCCAGTACGTAGGAGGTTGAACAGCTGAACAGACCCGGCCCCCTCACCGGACAGCGCCGGTCCGAGCACACCAAGCCCACCTGCCCGAAATCCGAGCAGGCAAGGCTAGCAGGGGCGGGCGTTCCGCCCGGAGCAGTTGCGGAATGTTCCCAGGCGAATTCCGGGGAGCACTGCCTCTACCGCTTGGCCAATGAAGTTGTCGCGCCCCGGGATGCCAAGAGTACATTGGTCCCTTGCTCGTTTCAGGGGCACCTGCAGGTCTGGGCCTCAGGCAAGTCCTCTGGGGAAGCGGGCGACGCGCCCAGGAGTTTACCCCGCTCTGGCCGCCGGGCAAGCCCGAAGTGACCTTTCCTCGCCCCGGGCTCGAAGCTCTCCCTACGACGGTGCCCACGGTGGTCGCAGGTAGGATGGGATATCCCGGGTCTCGCCCCTAAGCCCTTGCGCAAGTGGCTCTGGAATGCCGAAATTGACATCGCAGGCCTTGCTGAACCAACGCGACGGGATTCAATCGGGGAGGCAGTGATGAGAAGGCACACCCTGAAGGGCATTTTTGCCGCAGTCGTGACCCTCCTTCTGGTCAAGGGAGAATCCTTCGCCCAGAAGCGGCTGACGTACGAACAGGTGTTCGAGAGGAAAGGCCCCCAGCTCCTGCGGCAGCTGCCCCAGATTGTGGGGTGGCTTGATGATCAATGCTACCTGGAGGTCCGCGAGGATACCACCCAGCGGGTGCGGAAGCTCTATCGTGTGGACGCCCTGTCGGGGACGTCGGAGGTCTACCTGGATCCCCTCGAGTTCCGCGACGTCCTGCCCGAGGGATTTCAGCCCCTGAACCCCACCGACAGAACACCGGATTTCCGTGTGCTGATTTTCTCGAAGGACGCAGACCTCTACCTGCTCGATACCCGGGCGCACCATTTCCGTCGCCTCACGGCAAATCCTGGCGAAGAGAAAAATCCAACCCTCTCTCCCGACGGCCAGTGGGTAGCCTTTACCCGCGACTCCAATCTCTTTGCGCTGGAGATCGCTTCCGGGCTGGAGTATCAGTTGACCTCGGACGGCGGGCCGACGGTGTACAATGGCTGGGCTTCCTGGGTGTATTACGAGGAAATCCTGGGCCGTGCCTCGCGCTACCGCGCCTTTTGGTGGTCGCCGGACAGCAAGCGTTTGGCCTTCTTGCGCTTCGACGACAGTCCCGTCCCAACCTTCCCGGTCTTTCACGCGGGGCCGATCCACGGTGAGCTGGAAACCGAGCG
Above is a genomic segment from candidate division KSB1 bacterium containing:
- the rtcA gene encoding RNA 3'-terminal phosphate cyclase, producing MILIDGAQGEGGGQILRTALALSVLTGRPFRMVNIRAKRPNPGLQAQHLKCVEAAAAISGARVEGAALRSSQIEFHPSGKRGGEYSFDIGTAGSALLVIHTIYLPLAAVRSPSTVRVTGGTHVPWSPNYHYLRFTWLPFLRRMGFCIDLHLARAGFFPVGGGRIVLSVEGASELRCLDLRERGELIRIFGVSAVARLPLHIAERQRNQALKHLEAIRCPEIQIEVTELEAASPGSTLVLAAEFENTVAAYASLGEKGKPAERVADEAASALVAFLASQATVDEFQADQLLLPLALAGGTSYFRTPKVTNHLRTNAEVLKLFLPVEIEIRGDVGSAGQVWVHSEAEIAQYVGG